The Candidatus Ozemobacteraceae bacterium genome window below encodes:
- a CDS encoding redoxin domain-containing protein, whose protein sequence is MPSPRNSERNGAARACVRAILILSFLLMSALAVRADQLATGTFIVAGQKAPVLTLERLDGGEMTFPERGRWTIVFFWSLFCHVCIEELPMLAEEVAALPQDSVQAVFVSIDTARMKKGLGNFLKKRNLDICVALDRIVASSSYEAADAWGVKPTPAVFLVNREGVVTYSCEGPFDPEKLFGPLRAALKAPPACPVEQDPPVVAEPATMTASEPASTAGMASSAVQP, encoded by the coding sequence ATGCCGTCACCTCGAAACTCTGAACGGAACGGCGCGGCGCGAGCCTGTGTCCGTGCGATTCTCATCCTGTCATTCCTGCTGATGAGCGCCCTCGCCGTCCGCGCGGACCAGCTCGCGACCGGAACCTTCATCGTCGCCGGACAGAAAGCTCCCGTGCTGACGCTCGAGCGACTGGACGGCGGCGAGATGACGTTTCCCGAGCGTGGCCGCTGGACCATCGTTTTCTTCTGGTCGCTTTTCTGTCACGTCTGCATCGAGGAACTGCCGATGCTCGCCGAGGAAGTGGCGGCGCTGCCGCAGGATTCCGTGCAGGCCGTCTTCGTCTCGATCGATACGGCCCGCATGAAAAAAGGCCTCGGGAACTTCCTGAAGAAGCGGAACCTCGATATCTGCGTCGCTCTCGACCGGATCGTCGCCTCGTCCAGCTACGAAGCCGCGGATGCCTGGGGGGTGAAGCCGACGCCGGCCGTCTTTCTCGTGAACCGCGAAGGGGTGGTGACCTACTCGTGTGAAGGCCCCTTCGACCCCGAAAAGCTGTTCGGCCCCCTGCGGGCCGCCCTGAAAGCCCCGCCTGCGTGCCCGGTGGAGCAGGATCCGCCTGTCGTGGCGGAACCGGCGACAATGACCGCTTCCGAGCCCGCTTCGACGGCCGGGATGGCATCTTCCGCCGTTCAACCCTGA
- a CDS encoding TlpA disulfide reductase family protein has protein sequence MNRNHLLLIGMVLLTLPLLWFFVPEQKPGTISSLDGVTLSNINGQKFKLSGMMSGKKLLLVFWSITCGTCIEEIPFVIRLHEKLGARLSVIGVHPPGYPLSKVQKFVRKFPQPIPYMLAIDDAMQLSRAYEVTVLPKMVLLDMRGNVLYSHIGYDTSMEAEIEHAVTSKL, from the coding sequence ATGAACAGAAATCACCTGCTCCTGATCGGCATGGTGTTGCTCACCCTGCCGCTGCTCTGGTTTTTCGTGCCGGAGCAGAAGCCCGGCACGATCAGCTCTCTCGACGGCGTCACGCTTTCGAACATCAACGGGCAGAAGTTCAAACTCTCGGGAATGATGTCCGGCAAAAAACTCCTGCTCGTCTTCTGGTCGATCACCTGCGGAACCTGCATCGAGGAGATCCCGTTCGTCATCAGACTGCACGAAAAGCTCGGCGCCAGGCTCTCGGTCATCGGCGTCCACCCGCCCGGCTACCCGCTCTCGAAAGTCCAGAAGTTCGTCCGGAAATTCCCGCAACCCATTCCCTACATGCTCGCGATCGACGATGCGATGCAGCTCAGCCGCGCGTATGAAGTCACCGTCCTGCCGAAGATGGTGCTGCTCGATATGCGCGGCAACGTCCTCTACAGCCATATCGGCTACGATACATCCATGGAGGCCGAGATCGAACATGCCGTCACCTCGAAACTCTGA
- a CDS encoding VanZ family protein → MKRRLRFRLSRAQAIVMTACYCAAIFFISSRPRPTEELFLPTGAIPHFIEYLGLGTLVWTVTWLGRPLPSRVRRFHASLAFCALYALSDEIHQAFVPLRSCEAADWLVDVVGSMAGILLMEWLTARRLLSLRRA, encoded by the coding sequence ATGAAGCGAAGATTGAGGTTCAGGCTTTCGCGGGCGCAGGCGATCGTGATGACGGCCTGCTACTGCGCCGCAATTTTTTTCATTTCATCTCGACCGAGGCCGACGGAAGAGTTATTCCTGCCGACGGGCGCGATTCCGCATTTCATCGAGTATCTCGGTCTCGGCACGCTGGTCTGGACGGTCACATGGCTCGGGCGGCCGCTTCCGAGCCGAGTCAGGCGCTTTCATGCAAGCCTGGCATTCTGCGCGCTGTATGCGCTCAGCGACGAGATTCACCAGGCGTTCGTTCCCCTTCGAAGCTGCGAAGCGGCCGACTGGCTGGTCGATGTCGTCGGATCGATGGCGGGAATTCTTCTGATGGAGTGGTTGACCGCCCGGCGACTCCTCTCGCTGAGGCGTGCCTGA
- a CDS encoding RDD family protein: METFKRRLMAAFVDCVCVGAASMFAMLPLAFLPLPGIVINLLVMLVMAFFGFVMLMKDSPYRIADLLDRQTPGKKVMGIRVWSANKSDPISGEQSIKRNLVFAVPYLWMVVVLAMRLVPIEFIRNILVYTCSGLGFLFVLAAFGFEIFMMSKDPEGRRWGDKQADTIVLME, translated from the coding sequence ATGGAGACCTTCAAGAGGCGCCTGATGGCCGCGTTTGTCGATTGCGTCTGCGTGGGCGCTGCCAGCATGTTCGCGATGCTTCCCCTGGCTTTTCTTCCCCTCCCCGGAATCGTCATCAATCTGCTGGTCATGCTCGTGATGGCGTTTTTCGGCTTTGTCATGCTGATGAAAGACTCGCCCTATCGCATCGCAGACCTGCTCGACAGGCAGACCCCGGGGAAGAAAGTCATGGGCATCCGCGTCTGGTCGGCGAACAAGTCCGACCCCATCTCGGGCGAACAGTCGATAAAGCGGAACCTCGTGTTCGCGGTTCCCTATCTCTGGATGGTGGTCGTTCTGGCCATGAGGCTCGTTCCGATCGAGTTCATCCGGAACATTCTCGTCTATACCTGCTCCGGACTCGGCTTTCTGTTCGTTCTCGCGGCCTTTGGCTTCGAGATCTTCATGATGTCGAAAGACCCCGAAGGCCGGCGCTGGGGGGATAAACAGGCCGACACGATCGTTCTCATGGAGTGA